A region of Toxorhynchites rutilus septentrionalis strain SRP chromosome 1, ASM2978413v1, whole genome shotgun sequence DNA encodes the following proteins:
- the LOC129761248 gene encoding uncharacterized protein LOC129761248 encodes MAGKYPVSSRSPYRDTSPSCSSQCPQQPELTPTYRTLGCSQILGRNSATSTMGAPNPPITVESFQPVTSSRPGPVYGIGEGVFHRASPGKYHRISNYSLPEISHNPSYDTLPPENNHDRAVRPHVIEGHQQRNVPRHVTRDSNRLLIYYQNVRGLRTKIDDFFAAVSESYYDIIILTETWLDDRIFSPQLFGNTFTVYRNDRNSRNSSKSRGGGVLIAVSSMLGGFIDPTPVCDTLEQLWVKIRIEGLVVSIGVIYLPPDKRGDLRCIEKHIDSIGAIISQLEAQDVAFAFGDYNQSGLVWNIPSNAPPSVDCSRSRFSTASSALLDGFCFHGLTQINPVPNRNGRLLDLVLANDVALSRCSITEAADPVTPLDTDHPALEVDVNLPTPTGFEDVPDLTSFNFQKADFAALHQAIAQVDWEFLETIEDVDAAVARFSDVMTRIIVDCVPVRRTARRPIWGNRRLGELKRLRSSALRRFCRLRCPFAKQELNRTSNEYRLYNRFLHKQYTRRMQKNLRRNPKLFWSFVNSKRMEKGLPVNMFLVNHSVNTALEKCNLFATHFKRAFNYRSSSEMQVAAAVRDTQTNVLNLDIFRVTSDVVEAAIRKLKYSLTPGPDGIPSCVLKKCAPSLAYPLSVLFDTSLQQSMFPSLWKQSVMFPVHKKGDKRNIENYRGITSLCACSKVFEIIVNDAVFSCCKNYLSMDQHGFFPKRSVATNLVDFVSICLRNMEQGTQVDAVYTDLKAAFDRVDHKILLARLNKLGISSRLSER; translated from the coding sequence ATGGCAGGCAAGTATCCAGTTTCCTCAAGATCTCCGTACCGTGATACTTCTCCTAGTTGCAGCAGTCAATGTCCACAACAACCCGAACTTACCCCTACGTACCGAACACTGGGATGCAGCCAGATACTGGGACGCAATTCTGCCACAAGCACCATGGGAGCTCCTAATCCGCCCATCACAGTCGAGTCCTTTCAACCAGTAACCagcagtcgtcccggtcctgtgtaTGGGATCGGAGAAGGGGTCTTCCACCGTGCCTCTCCAGGCAAGTACCATCGTATTAGCAACTATTCACTCCCTGAAATATCCCATAATCCCAGTTACGACACGCTGCCACCGGAGAATAATCACGACCGCGCAGTAAGACCTCACGTCATCGAAGGGCATCAGCAACGCAACGTCCCCCGACATGTAACACGTGACTCTAACCGGCTACTGATTTACTATCAGAACGTTCGGGGGCTGCGCACCAAAATCGACGACTTCTTCGCAGCTGTATCAGAATCATATTATGACATTATCATTCTTACGGAGACCTGGCTAGACGACCGTATTTTCTCTCCGCAACTGTTTGGAAACACGTTCACCGTTTATCGTAACGATCGTAATTCACGTAACAGCTCCAAATCACGCGGCGGTGGTGTTTTGATAGCCGTCTCATCCATGTTAGGCGGTTTCATTGATCCTACTCCAGTGTGTGATACTCTCGAACAGCTTTGGGTCAAAATCCGGATAGAAGGATTGGTCGTTAGTAtcggtgttatttatttaccaccCGATAAGAGAGGTGATCTCAGATGTATTGAGAAGCATATTGATTCCATCGGAGCCATCATTTCTCAGCTTGAAGCACAGGATGTTGCATTTGCGTTCGGCGACTACAATCAGTCTGGTTTAGTGTGGAATATCCCGTCGAATGCTCCACCTTCTGTTGACTGCTCACGATCACGTTTTTCGACTGCTTCCTCGGCCTTACTCGATGGATTCTGTTTCCATGGTCTAACGCAGATCAATCCAGTGCCGAACAGGAATGGCCGCTTGCTCGATCTAGTGCTGGCGAATGATGTTGCTTTATCGAGGTGCTCGATCACCGAGGCTGCCGATCCAGTTACTCCGCTCGACACCGATCATCCAGCACTAGAAGTTGACGTCAATCTACCGACGCCAACTGGATTTGAAGATGTACCAGATCTGACTTCCTTCAATTTCCAGAAAGCTGATTTCGCAGCATTACATCAAGCTATAGCTCAAGTCGACTGGGAATTTCTGGAGACCATCGAGGATGTGGATGCTGCCGTTGCCAGGTTTTCTGATGTCATGACCCGTATCATCGTTGATTGCGTTCCTGTGCGGAGGACTGCACGGAGACCAATCTGGGGCAATAGACGACTGGGAGAACTCAAAAGATTGCGATCCTCTGCTCTCCGGCGTTTCTGTAGGTTGCGCTGTCCGTTTGCTAAGCAAGAGCTGAACCGAACGAGCAACGAATACCGTTTGTACAATCGCTTCCTGCATAAACAGTATACGAGGCGTATGCAGAAAAATCTCCGTAGAAACCCGAAACTTTTCTGGTCCTTTGTCAACTCCAAGAGAATGGAAAAAGGCTTGCCCGTGAACATGTTTCTGGTGAACCACTCGGTTAACACTGCACTCGAGAAATGCAATCTTTTCGCTACTCACTTCAAGCGAGCATTCAATTACCGTTCGTCCTCCGAAATGCAAGTTGCTGCCGCCGTTAGAGACACTCAAACCAACGTATTGAATCTTGACATCTTCCGAGTCACCAGCGATGTTGTGGAGGCTGCGATCCGCAAATTGAAGTATTCTTTGACTCCCGGTCCGGACGGTATCCCTTCCTGTGTACTCAAAAAATGTGCGCCAAGTCTTGCCTACCCTTTATCGGTTCTATTCGACACCTCTCTACAGCAGAGTATGTTTCCTTCGCTATGGAAGCAGTCAGTGATGTTTCCAGTACACAAGAAAGGAGAcaaacgtaacatagaaaactaCCGAGGAATCACATCACTTTGCGCCTGTTCAAAAGTTTTCGAAATCATTGTCAATGATGCTGTGTTTTCCTGTTGCAAGAACTATCTGTCAATGGATCAGCACGgttttttcccaaaaaggtCTGTCGCAACCAATTTGGTCGACTTTGTTTCCATTTGTCTGCGCAATATGGAGCAAGGTACACAGGTGGACGCAGTGTATACGGACCTCAAGGCTGCTTTCGATCGCGTCGATCACAAAATCCTTCTAGCAAGGCTGAACAAACTCGGGATTTCATCAAGACTATCTGAAAGATAG
- the LOC129762468 gene encoding uncharacterized protein LOC129762468: MACAQCQKVVSNSDRIFCQGYCGKPFHMICAKVDIPLLDQLGLYANNVFWMCNCCAELFKNSSFRNMIDNGTSGCSEPKEIVSLKDDIAKLSQVVEGLAAKVDAKTLAPNKSTAWVNAKRSAMESNTPKRRRGDTGSPISSPTMPTRTCGTKPMSAFDPQTTEAEIASLVRECLDLGSCTEPKVIKLVPKGKELSAMNFVSFKIGISSKLRCSALSRDSWPENVIFREFEDRSKNQLRITRINRILPVEPQPSEGDPVVQMDA; this comes from the exons ATGGCTTGTGCACAGTGCCAGAAAGTTGTTTCTAACTCTGACCGGATTTTTTGTCAAGGATACTGCGGTAAACCATTCCACATGATTTGTGCCAAAGTCGACATCCCGCTTTTGGATCAGCTGGGGCTTTATGCAAACAATGTGTTTTGGATGTGCAATTGTTGCGCCGAACTATTCAAAAACAGCAGCTTCAGAAACATGATCGACAATGGAACAAGCGGTTGTTCTGAACCGAAGGAAATTGTCTCGCTGAAGGACGATATTGCCAAGCTTAGCCAAGTTGTAGAGGGTTTGGCCGCAAAAGTCGATGCGAAAACACTGGCTCCTAACAAGTCGACAGCGTGGGTAAACGCGAAACGGTCTGCTATGGAATCAAACACCCCTAAACGCAGGCGCGGTGACACCGGCAGTCCTATTTCCAGCCCTACGATGCCAACCAGGACCTGTGGAACCAAGCCAATGAGCG CTTTCGACCCCCAAACGACTGAAGCTGAAATAGCATCTCTGGTTCGTGAATGTTTGGATTTGGGCTCTTGCACTGAGCCTAAAGTTATAAAACTGGTTCCTAAGGGCAAGGAGCTCAGCGCAATGAACTTCGTGTCTTTCAAGATTGGGATCAGTTCAAAATTAAGATGCTCTGCGTTGTCACGAGACTCATGGCCGGAAAATGTCATATTTCGAGAATTCGAGGATCGTTCAAAAAACCAGCTCAGAATTACCAGGATCAATCGAATTCTACCAGTGGAACCACAACCATCAGAAGGAGATCCAGTTGTACAGATGGACGCTTAA